One genomic segment of Candidatus Berkiella aquae includes these proteins:
- a CDS encoding Rieske 2Fe-2S domain-containing protein — translation MNSLLQHYWYIVAESSELTADKVLARQILDEWLVVFRGEDNKPCVMRDKCLHRCARLSKGEVSKGLLTCPYHGWVYNGKGQLVSVPAHFGQRKEEVMNVSHAFACIEQEGYIYVCLSNKPLASKPYAMPQFNNGRYKKVRLVNVFNNTLANCVENFIDIPHTAFVHQGIFRKKANEQIKAKVKRENGHIQIDYENEKNNLGSFSWLLNPKKKVIFHQDNYYAPNITHVIYRLTGKWEYRITSQTVPITNETSIVYTEICYDFGLWNYHPFTKWLIKRQAQKVIDQDMNILNDQMTVIKKYGQKFSTTSADLIHHYTSEIIDALNNGLEPQMLPDQEKEITFWV, via the coding sequence ATGAATAGTTTATTACAACATTATTGGTACATTGTTGCAGAATCCAGTGAGTTAACAGCAGATAAGGTACTAGCTCGTCAAATATTAGATGAATGGTTGGTTGTTTTTCGTGGAGAAGATAACAAACCTTGTGTCATGCGTGATAAATGTTTGCACCGTTGTGCGCGCTTATCAAAAGGTGAGGTGAGTAAAGGCTTATTGACTTGTCCTTATCATGGTTGGGTTTACAATGGAAAGGGACAGCTCGTTTCGGTGCCGGCCCATTTTGGTCAACGTAAAGAAGAGGTAATGAACGTTTCTCATGCCTTTGCGTGCATAGAGCAGGAAGGTTATATCTATGTTTGTTTAAGCAACAAGCCTCTCGCATCCAAACCCTATGCGATGCCACAATTTAATAATGGTCGCTATAAAAAAGTGCGGCTGGTCAATGTGTTTAATAATACTTTAGCTAACTGTGTTGAGAATTTTATTGATATTCCCCATACTGCCTTTGTTCATCAAGGCATTTTTCGTAAAAAAGCAAACGAACAAATTAAAGCTAAAGTAAAAAGAGAAAATGGGCACATTCAAATTGATTATGAGAATGAAAAAAATAACTTAGGAAGCTTTTCTTGGCTATTAAATCCTAAGAAGAAAGTTATTTTTCATCAAGATAATTATTATGCGCCTAATATTACGCATGTTATTTATCGTCTTACGGGAAAATGGGAATATAGGATCACGAGTCAAACGGTTCCCATAACGAATGAGACTTCGATTGTCTATACTGAAATTTGCTACGACTTTGGACTGTGGAACTATCATCCCTTCACAAAATGGCTTATTAAACGGCAAGCTCAAAAAGTGATTGATCAGGACATGAATATTTTAAATGATCAAATGACGGTAATCAAAAAATATGGCCAGAAGTTTAGTACGACCTCTGCCGATCTTATTCATCATTATACTTCTGAAATAATAGATGCATTAAATAATGGATTAGAACCACAAATGTTACCTGATCAAGAAAAGGAGATTACATTTTGGGTTTGA
- a CDS encoding GH3 family domain-containing protein — translation MIPFQGQLAQTLFKTISANTYHHFIAALKTPAAVQTQLLNIMLAHLRETEYGQYLQLPKNANYDAYCRTVPIVNYEDLVNWIEKAKSSKCILTKENIDFFELTSGSTGAKKSIPYTQRLRKSFSSCFKIWGMDILQSGLSFNAMKIFMSISPHISHEANTIVLKEDSDYLTGLTKWLVKPFLVTQPNIHQLNEAEDFRFILALTLLAEENLEMISVWSPSYLHILLRIIEERFDEMCFYLGKSAFQYKNIDITLPAITQKRRLYLKTLNNHFQYQKLWPKLKLLSCWCAGSSQRSAELLAAQFPHVLVQGKGLLATEAPITIPLHQANGYVPMLQEVFFEFEDNQQNIFRIHELKENEQYEIIISQQSGLYRYRMGDSIRVTHFHQKTPCLEFIGRTKQTSDLVGEKLHEAFVTTIFNRAPFSQANYLLLVPAQLVSGQGQYYLLTDNPQLLKREALLDQMLCDAFHYKNARKMAQLCVPEIIYHADMMAIMNQAMEKRGIKMGDQKIVSLICCATMGEKLLQGVLQRKV, via the coding sequence ATGATCCCATTCCAAGGCCAATTAGCTCAGACGCTCTTTAAAACGATAAGTGCTAATACCTATCATCATTTTATAGCTGCTTTAAAAACGCCGGCTGCAGTTCAAACACAGCTGCTGAATATCATGCTTGCCCATTTACGAGAAACGGAATACGGACAATATTTGCAATTGCCTAAAAATGCAAACTATGACGCCTATTGTCGCACTGTACCCATCGTGAATTATGAAGATTTAGTGAATTGGATTGAAAAAGCAAAATCAAGCAAGTGCATTTTAACCAAAGAGAATATTGATTTTTTTGAATTGACCTCGGGTAGCACGGGGGCAAAAAAGTCAATTCCTTATACCCAACGTTTAAGAAAAAGCTTTTCAAGTTGTTTTAAAATATGGGGAATGGATATTTTACAAAGTGGTTTGTCATTTAATGCAATGAAAATTTTCATGAGTATTTCCCCACATATTTCTCATGAAGCAAATACCATCGTATTGAAAGAGGATAGTGATTATCTAACGGGGTTAACAAAATGGTTAGTAAAACCATTTTTAGTGACGCAACCTAATATTCATCAATTGAACGAAGCAGAAGATTTTCGTTTTATTTTAGCACTAACGCTTTTGGCAGAAGAAAATCTAGAAATGATTTCTGTTTGGAGCCCATCGTATTTACATATCTTGTTAAGGATAATTGAAGAACGATTTGATGAAATGTGTTTTTATCTTGGCAAATCTGCATTTCAATATAAAAATATTGACATCACATTGCCTGCAATAACCCAAAAAAGAAGATTATATTTAAAGACGCTAAACAATCATTTTCAATACCAAAAACTATGGCCTAAATTAAAACTGCTATCATGCTGGTGTGCTGGCTCTTCACAAAGAAGCGCTGAGTTATTAGCAGCCCAATTTCCTCATGTCTTAGTGCAAGGTAAAGGATTATTAGCGACAGAAGCACCGATAACTATTCCTTTACATCAGGCGAATGGTTATGTGCCTATGTTGCAAGAGGTGTTTTTTGAATTTGAAGATAATCAGCAAAATATTTTTCGAATACATGAATTAAAAGAAAATGAGCAGTATGAAATCATTATCAGCCAACAGTCTGGACTTTATCGCTATCGAATGGGGGATAGTATTCGAGTGACACATTTTCACCAGAAGACGCCTTGTTTGGAATTTATTGGACGTACTAAACAAACCAGTGATCTCGTTGGCGAAAAGTTACATGAAGCATTTGTGACAACCATATTTAATAGAGCGCCCTTTAGTCAGGCAAACTATTTGCTATTAGTGCCGGCGCAATTGGTTTCAGGCCAAGGTCAGTACTATTTATTAACAGATAATCCACAGTTATTAAAGAGAGAAGCATTGCTTGACCAAATGCTCTGTGATGCTTTTCATTATAAAAATGCAAGAAAAATGGCACAACTTTGCGTTCCTGAAATAATATACCATGCGGATATGATGGCGATTATGAACCAAGCAATGGAAAAGCGAGGTATTAAAATGGGTGATCAGAAAATTGTTTCACTCATTTGTTGCGCTACAATGGGAGAGAAACTTTTGCAAGGTGTTTTGCAGCGTAAGGTGTAA
- a CDS encoding ferritin-like domain-containing protein — protein sequence MFKCDDILSINHNKAHPKATQLIDSFLKKRQRPQHEALAIQPYWPAAFYHLEKSSLFRQASNDVQQQILVHCAQDLLNESYFIEKIGIAYSAKLILLSSSLEAKQVFSFIGADEAAHLQWITPYIPEALRIQPQGPLLSLISEVVQLDNANLLYYLVQIILEGWGLKHYKSLSQYCLEPTLKGVFTLILQDEALHHHSGKTFFCADHLSTADLLLIKDRLKAYCELVRIGPQAVIATMDKSLGGLNVAQRMQLFDELGGEATSQEKLHLLFKLMKQPGLEKILHELAECGYFTPYAAKHLAKVSLPL from the coding sequence ATGTTTAAATGTGACGATATACTTTCAATTAATCATAATAAAGCTCATCCAAAGGCAACTCAGTTAATTGATAGCTTTCTTAAAAAAAGGCAACGCCCGCAACATGAAGCTTTAGCTATACAGCCTTATTGGCCTGCGGCATTTTATCATCTGGAAAAATCTTCGCTTTTTCGTCAGGCTAGCAACGATGTGCAACAACAGATTTTGGTTCATTGTGCACAAGATTTATTGAATGAATCTTATTTCATTGAAAAAATTGGTATTGCCTATTCTGCAAAATTGATATTGCTTTCATCAAGTCTTGAAGCCAAACAAGTCTTTAGTTTTATCGGCGCTGATGAAGCGGCCCATTTGCAATGGATTACTCCCTATATTCCAGAAGCACTTCGTATCCAGCCTCAAGGCCCATTACTGTCATTGATTAGCGAAGTAGTACAACTAGACAATGCCAATTTATTATATTATTTGGTACAAATTATTTTAGAAGGTTGGGGACTCAAACATTATAAATCTTTAAGCCAATATTGCCTGGAGCCTACCTTAAAAGGCGTTTTTACACTTATTTTGCAAGATGAAGCATTACATCACCATTCAGGAAAAACCTTTTTTTGTGCAGATCATCTGAGTACTGCTGATTTATTGTTAATCAAAGATCGCCTGAAAGCTTATTGTGAATTAGTTCGTATTGGGCCACAAGCAGTGATTGCAACGATGGATAAATCACTAGGCGGGTTAAATGTTGCACAACGCATGCAATTATTTGATGAACTGGGTGGTGAAGCAACCTCTCAAGAAAAACTCCATTTATTATTCAAATTAATGAAGCAACCTGGTCTTGAGAAAATACTACATGAACTTGCTGAGTGTGGATACTTTACACCTTACGCTGCAAAACACCTTGCAAAAGTTTCTCTCCCATTGTAG